One Canis lupus familiaris isolate Mischka breed German Shepherd chromosome 20, alternate assembly UU_Cfam_GSD_1.0, whole genome shotgun sequence genomic region harbors:
- the CCR5 gene encoding C-C chemokine receptor type 5 has translation MNYQTSTPYYDIDYGTSEPCQKVNVRQIAARLLPPLYSLVFIFGFVGNVLVVLILIDCKKLKSMTDIYLLNLAISDLLFLLTIPFWAHYAADQWTFGNKMCQLLTGLYYIGFFTGNFFIILLTMDRYLAIVHAVSASKARTVTFGVVTSGIAWVVAVLASFPRIIFTRSQKEGSRFTCSPHFPPSQHHFWKNFQALKMSVLGLILPLLVMIIGYSAILKTLLRCRNEKKRHKAERLIFVIMIVYFLFWAPYNIVLLLSTFQEFFGLNNCNSSNRLDQAMQITETLGMTHCCINPIIYAFVGEKFRRYLSLFFRKHIARRFCKCCPIFQGELPDRVSSVYTRSTGEQEISVAL, from the coding sequence ATGAATTATCAAACATCCACTCCATACTATGACATTGATTATGGGACGTCAGAGCCCTGCCAGAAGGTCAATGTGAGACAGATCGCCGCCAGGCTCCTGCCTCCGCTCTACTCACTGGTGTTCATCTTTGGCTTCGTGGGCAACGTGCTGGTCGTCCTCATCCTCATAGACTGCAAAAAGCTGAAGAGCATGACTGATATCTACTTGCTCAATTTGGCCATCTCGGAcctgctcttccttctcactATCCCGTTCTGGGCCCACTACGCTGCAGACCAGTGGACCTTTGGAAATAAGATGTGCCAACTTTTGACAGGGCTCTATTATATAGGCTTCTTCACTGGAAACTTCTTCATCATCCTCCTTACCATGGATAGGTACCTGGCTATCGTCCATGCTGTGTCTGCTTCAAAAGCCCGGACAGTCACCTTTGGGGTGGTGACAAGTGGGATCGCCTGGGTGGTGGCCGTGCTCGCCTCTTTCCCCAGGATCATCTTCACCAGATCCCAAAAAGAGGGTTCTCGTTTTACATGCAGCCCCCATTTCCCACCCAGTCAGCACCATTTCTGGAAGAACTTCCAGGCGTTGAAGATGAGTGTCTTGGGCCTGATCCTGCCCCTGCTTGTCATGATCATCGGCTACTCGGCCATCCTCAAGACCCTGCTCCGTTGTCGAAATGAAAAGAAGAGGCACAAGGCCGAGAGACTCATTTTCGTGATCATGattgtttactttcttttctggGCTCCCTACAACATCGTCCTTCTCCTGAGCACCTTCCAGGAATTCTTTGGCCTGAATAATTGCAATAGCTCCAACAGGCTGGACCAAGCAATGCAGATTACAGAGACCCTCGGGATGACCCACTGTTGCATCAATCCCATCATCTATGCTTTCGTCGGGGAGAAGTTTAGAAGGTATCTCTCCTTGTTTTTCCGAAAGCACATTGCCAGACGCTTCTGTAAATGCTGCCCAATCTTCCAGGGAGAGCTCCCCGACAGAGTAAGCTCAGTTTATACTCGATCCACCGGGGAACAGGAAATCTCTGTCGCCTTGTGA